Proteins encoded within one genomic window of Haematobia irritans isolate KBUSLIRL chromosome 5, ASM5000362v1, whole genome shotgun sequence:
- the Lrt gene encoding leucine-rich tendon-specific protein, protein MCQFPLMAMLLGHLMIVVLSQTIVSSSSSIHLQQIPTKLPSTIAHQAEPSTTPSNPVTSPISPLPTIRKNTKFFKKPSSISKKRKAVDVSSIPIGDDTTEWRCPNITLSRSLECGCDLPHTLRCNGDLHGLTVLSDNLRASPYSVALLDVSLRNVTFLSDARIFDNVSLRCLIISSGEIKRVHKSAFLGIKGPLLALGLPGNALLTVPWSSLSTLVELERLDLSNNKIKALGTTDLAALINLEYLDASNNQLSSISQRTFANLRRLEVLKLGGNRLGDYASSLKALIQCHNLRDLDLSANNLSGNLSATSIPVLKNLASLNLNRNLIKSIQNKALMNFSRLTTLSLRHNQIDVLQDHAFYGLGSLETLDLSYNGIVAISSASLQHLTRLKTLDLTHNFLRALTSDLITPLPSLVELRLSGNDISIVAKHALDGARELKTLVMEENPLSCDCTMREFAEWLQAAKLVSQDLLKITCVTPPKLEGAPLIQVPMEMLSCGDMENLEEDNANIIEQLEAMAKQNHSTNYHIRDLSEEIILHELHFSADYGLILTWIINLSKNDYMCDAIFVYKEENINEILIDNSPIHCESKMINGQNTVSVIVPDSSTLDVGESYRFCLVMVQEHNPQSDLTIGCSNITQLQISNPDSIPQTRQFKRRPYADLSKYDRSTDPDMQGGPLNVDYSINTRKFNTMSSQQQQRTVDGYDEIHTHTPTPYDFLNSLNKSFLPGLGLGVLVTSIVVLIWAASRLRQNVSHQNNNNNNIIHGDRRSSSPTATTCYAASEHLARLADSENGGSRYLKLQATTSL, encoded by the exons atgtgtcaattcCCGTTGATGGCAATGTTGCTAGGGCATCTAATGATTGTTGTCTTGAGCCAGACAATAGTGTCATCATCGTCGTCAATTCATCTGCAACAGATCCCAACAAAACTGCCAAGCACCATAGCGCATCAGGCGGAGCCCAGCACAACCCCCTCGAATCCAGTAACATCCCCCATATCCCCCTTGCCGACGATAAGAAAGAAtacaaagtttttcaaaaaacctTCGTCGATTAGTAAAAAACGAAAAGCTGTGGATGTATCCTCGATACCCATAGGAGATGACACCACCGAATGGCGGTGTCCCAATATAACGTTATCGCGAAGTTTGGAATGTGGTTGCGATCTACCTCATACCTTACGATGTAATGGAGATCTTCATGGTCTAACG GTCTTATCCGATAATCTAAGAGCTTCACCCTATTCGGTAGCCTTACTAGATGTCTCCCTAAGGAATGTCACATTCTTAAGTGATGCCCGTATTTTTGATAATGTCTCATTGCGTTGTCTTATCATATCCTCGGGAGAAATAAAACGTGTCCACAAATCTGCTTTCTTGGGTATCAAAGGTCCCCTATTGGCTTTGGGTTTACCCGGTAATGCCTTACTGACAGTGCCTTGGAGTTCATTGTCCACCTTGGTGGAGTTGGAACGTTTGGATTTAtcgaataataaaattaaagctTTGGGCACTACAGATTTGGCAGCTTTGATTAATTTGGAATATCTGGATGCCAGCAATAATCAATTGTCTAGTATATCACAGAGGACTTTTGCAAATTTGCGACGTCTTGAAGTTCTGAAACTTGGAGGTAATCGCTTGGGCGATTATGCTTCGAGCCTTAAAGCCTTGATTCAGTGCCATAATTTGAG GGACCTGGATCTAAGTGCCAATAATCTGAGCGGAAATTTATCAGCCACCTCTATACCAGTATTGAAAAATCTTGCCAGCTTGAATTTGAATCGTAATCTCATCAAGAGTATACAAAACAAGGCCCTTATGAATTTTTCTCGCTTGACCACATTATCACTGCGACATAATCAAATTGATGTCCTGCAAGATCATGCCTTCTATGGCCTTGGGTCATTGGAAACATTGGATTTAAGCTACAATGGAATAGTGGCAATATCCAGTGCCTCTCTACAACATTTGACACGCCTTAAGACATTGGATCTTACCCATAATTTCCTTAGAGCTTTAACCTCAGATCTGATAACACCTTTACCATCGCTGGTCGAGTTACGTTTATCGGGCAATGATATTTCCATAGTGGCCAAACATGCTCTTGATGGCGCCCGGGAATTGAAAACATTGGTTATGGAAGAAAATCCCTTATCGTGTGATTGTACCATGCGTGAATTTGCCGAATGGTTGCAGGCAGCTAAATTGGTTTCTCAAGATCTCTTAAAGATTACCTGTGTGACACCACCGAAATTGGAGGGAGCTCCCCTCATTCAAGTACCCATGGAAATGTTAAGTTGTGgtgatatggaaaatttggaggAGGATAATGCCAATATTATTGAACAATTGGAAGCAATGGCAAAACAAAACCATAGTACCAACTATCACATTAGAGATCTATCGGAAGAG ataattttgcatGAGCTACATTTTTCTGCGGATTATGGTCTAATATTAACATGGATCATAAATCTCAGCAAGAATGATTATATGTGTGATGCTATATTTGTCTACAAGGAAGAGAATATCAATGAAATTCTGATCGATAATTCACCA ATTCATTGCGAAAGTAAAATGATCAATGGTCAAAATACAGTCAGTGTCATTGTTCCGGATAGTTCAACTTTGGATGTGGGAGAAAG CTATCGTTTCTGCTTGGTCATGGTTCAAGAGCATAATCCCCAATCAGATCTCACCATTGGTTGTTCGAATATAACTCAACTACAGATCAGTAATCCGGATTCCATACCTCAAACAAGGCAATTCAAACGTCGACCCTACGCGGATCTTTCGAAATACGATCGTAGTACAGATCCTGATATGCAAGGTGGTCCTCTTAATGTGGACTATAGTATAAATACGAGAAAATTCAATACAATGTCaagtcaacaacaacaaagaactGTAGATGGTTATGATGAGATTCATACGCATACTCCTACACCCTATGACTTTTTAAATTCGCTCAATAAGAGTTTTCTACCCGGTTTGGGTTTAGGAGTTTTGGTTACATCGATAGTGGTCCTTATATGGGCTGCTTCACGATTACGACAAAATGTCAGTCatcaaaataataacaataacaatatcATACATGGTGATCGAAGATCCAGTTCACCAACAGCCACCACCTGTTATGCTGCCTCAGAGCATTTGGCCCGTTTGGCAGATAGTGAAAATGGTGGAAGTCGTTATCTTAAATTACAGGCCACCACAAGTCTTTAG